One Vampirovibrio chlorellavorus genomic window carries:
- a CDS encoding (2Fe-2S) ferredoxin domain-containing protein, protein MKTQLDPTELALKAPVTKANINTHVFVCTGTSCSKNNSEATLAKFWEVLAEKGLLYGKRGSMEGTVIVTTCGSVGLCAIGPAVLIYPAGVWYYNVEPDDVEEIVEHHIIGGHHVERLLAMHF, encoded by the coding sequence ATGAAAACCCAACTGGACCCGACAGAACTGGCCCTGAAAGCCCCCGTGACCAAAGCCAATATCAATACCCACGTGTTTGTGTGTACGGGAACCTCCTGTAGCAAGAACAACAGTGAGGCCACCCTGGCCAAATTCTGGGAAGTGCTGGCGGAAAAAGGGTTACTTTACGGGAAACGGGGTTCCATGGAAGGCACGGTCATCGTCACCACCTGCGGATCGGTGGGCTTGTGCGCCATTGGCCCTGCCGTGCTGATTTATCCGGCTGGGGTGTGGTATTACAACGTGGAACCGGATGACGTGGAAGAGATTGTGGAGCATCACATTATCGGCGGCCACCACGTGGAACGCCTGTTGGCCATGCATTTTTAA
- a CDS encoding tetratricopeptide repeat protein yields the protein MPIAGHETGSHKNRPLWWGLTSACLLLFILGLTFSPEAAAQRTTLRGGASYTQDDLELPLPNYYTRPYYPHSPVIQRADRYAAQYKLKAAESLYNEILDQNPRSAPAWNGLGKVAFYKTTSSNQNVRNEQERLRAEARQAFITALRYQPGYVEAQVNLARVLMEEGRMSEAGEWLQKALWFGPRDYRTLAGQGEWLVRKERYDEAVPYLRRSIQLNSAGDTAHYFLGTAYAALNREDEALDQLQTTIWLNPNHAPAHYQMGRIYEKQGNGAAAVEHYQTALHLKPELYPAREQLAKYLEDKGDITQALFHWKRLQESYPGDWEMTQRIARLSIKNQQPDVAIAQYRDWIKNHPSDTQRAETGISVAKTELARLKLRDSDLISQGEAKRYVAQALNYQPNNFEARMLNAKLDRDMGGAKSPIAGKEPGMVDVALRQPSQQPYQSFEQGRLWLARYQFSQAETAFREARRVGEGNRNDMVFGELFLNMGMPELAQECFRKVLISQPGNASAQMGTYKAKEAQMKSRELMAEALDLSNRQNWPVSIDKLERALTQNIKNAEAHYRLGQLYEKTRQYAQAADHYYAYINLAPQGNWVDTAKSRIGKLTEKMAQNAYGNPT from the coding sequence ATGCCTATTGCCGGACACGAGACAGGAAGCCACAAGAATCGTCCTCTCTGGTGGGGGCTGACCAGTGCCTGCCTGCTGCTGTTTATACTGGGCCTGACCTTCAGTCCCGAGGCCGCCGCCCAGCGCACGACCCTGCGGGGAGGGGCCTCCTACACCCAGGATGACCTGGAACTTCCGCTGCCCAATTACTACACACGCCCCTATTATCCACACAGCCCCGTAATTCAGCGGGCTGATCGCTATGCGGCCCAGTACAAGCTGAAGGCCGCCGAAAGTCTATATAACGAGATTCTGGATCAAAATCCCCGATCGGCGCCAGCCTGGAACGGGTTGGGGAAAGTGGCCTTTTACAAAACCACCTCTTCCAACCAGAACGTGCGGAATGAGCAGGAGCGGTTGCGGGCCGAGGCCCGGCAGGCTTTTATAACCGCCTTGCGTTACCAGCCCGGCTACGTGGAAGCCCAGGTCAATCTGGCGCGGGTCCTGATGGAAGAGGGCCGCATGAGTGAGGCCGGGGAGTGGCTGCAGAAAGCCCTGTGGTTTGGCCCCCGGGATTACAGAACCCTTGCCGGTCAGGGTGAGTGGCTGGTGCGGAAGGAGCGCTACGATGAGGCCGTTCCCTACCTTCGGCGATCCATTCAGCTCAATTCGGCGGGAGACACGGCCCATTACTTTTTAGGCACCGCATACGCCGCCTTGAACCGTGAGGACGAGGCCCTGGATCAGCTGCAAACCACCATCTGGCTGAACCCCAACCACGCCCCCGCCCACTACCAGATGGGGCGAATCTATGAAAAACAGGGCAACGGGGCTGCCGCGGTCGAGCATTATCAAACCGCCCTGCATCTGAAGCCGGAACTGTACCCGGCCCGTGAACAACTGGCCAAATACCTGGAGGACAAGGGAGACATCACCCAGGCCCTGTTCCACTGGAAACGGCTACAGGAATCCTATCCGGGCGATTGGGAGATGACCCAGCGCATCGCCCGCCTCTCCATTAAAAATCAGCAGCCCGACGTGGCCATTGCCCAGTATCGGGACTGGATCAAGAACCATCCAAGCGACACGCAGCGGGCGGAAACCGGTATCTCTGTGGCCAAAACGGAGCTGGCCCGGCTGAAACTGCGGGATTCCGACTTGATCAGTCAGGGGGAAGCCAAGCGCTACGTGGCGCAGGCCCTGAATTATCAACCCAACAATTTTGAGGCCCGCATGCTCAACGCCAAGCTGGATCGGGACATGGGCGGGGCCAAATCCCCCATTGCGGGCAAGGAGCCGGGCATGGTGGACGTGGCTCTGCGTCAGCCCAGCCAGCAGCCCTATCAATCGTTTGAGCAGGGACGACTGTGGCTGGCCCGGTACCAGTTCAGTCAGGCTGAAACCGCTTTTCGGGAAGCCCGCCGGGTGGGAGAGGGCAACCGCAATGACATGGTTTTCGGTGAGTTGTTCCTGAATATGGGCATGCCGGAGCTGGCCCAGGAGTGCTTCCGAAAGGTGCTGATCAGCCAACCGGGCAACGCCTCGGCCCAGATGGGAACTTACAAGGCCAAGGAAGCCCAGATGAAATCCCGGGAGTTAATGGCTGAGGCGCTGGACCTTAGCAATCGGCAGAACTGGCCAGTGTCCATCGATAAGCTGGAGCGGGCCCTCACCCAGAACATCAAGAACGCCGAAGCCCATTACCGGTTGGGCCAATTGTACGAGAAAACCCGGCAGTACGCGCAGGCCGCCGACCATTACTACGCCTACATCAACCTGGCCCCGCAGGGGAATTGGGTGGACACGGCCAAATCCCGCATTGGTAAACTGACCGAAAAAATGGCCCAAAACGCCTACGGCAACCCCACCTGA
- a CDS encoding TIGR03960 family B12-binding radical SAM protein, which translates to MSLFSRPSKASSTQHAPQSCQTPESIDRSGNQPSDRAINKRFLEEEILPHVFKPARYLGLEQGTYHKSFDRAAVRMAVAFPDLYEIGFSNYALKMLYSLVNQQPDYMCDRVYAPAPDFKEQILTHQLPLYGVESFVPLKHFDVLAFSLQYELNYTTIFGLLETAQIPFRSADRHNANADYPLLIAGGPGSANPMPLAPFFDAFIIGDGEEVLLEALATIRQGKKERLPKAELLKRLGQLEGLYIPGVTEKAYKRIVDIAENPVDVAPLIPLIGAVHDRITVEARRGCDRMCRFCQPCFINLPVREQSIENIKQSALKEIQKTGYEECSLLSLSIADYSYFKPLILEVAEALAEENVSLSLPSQRADRFSLDVAEAVQSIRKSTLTFAPEAGTARLRDVINKNLSDAEIMNAVTTAYRAGWNKVKLYFMIGLPTETHDDLDGIVDLIRRMQQACLDIKREPGLSMKHFLDINVTLSNFVPKPHTPFQWFPQDTMEQLYHKIEYLKEKFKPFRGVKLNFTDPEISKLEAVISRAGTELADVIEAAYRKGAYLDAWDDLRNFDRWFEALAEKGIHYEAYTRDRCCDLDEALPWDAIDVGLTKSWLQEEYKKATQASSTTPCFETCSVCGVCGAYSTWPKFIETPTFKNVKRIQNSVDQAMGEPEVPNNSKDPVCKVRVTLQKLGDLRFISHLDWLRMVYRAIARSKLPVAYSKGFNPRPKIGFSPALPLFTQAEAEYLDIELVTPVTGVRERLNAFLPPQSQITEEVMLPLSVPSIDMGIEALQYRASYSTGTTCTDPQSQVNMSERIAFLKSQSTLPVEVEVSQKSGHRKRTTKKVLDLVPYLEALEVDGNGDVSFTLRRLKPEGTRPIQSGTSQPENADQTNGVETGNDDSISPSTRPQSGQNIEESDVLSLQPTLEAGPGSVKPSWVLDLINPNVQWSLTRSCIVLDTKSKPKPAALSTVCSG; encoded by the coding sequence ATGAGTCTTTTCTCCAGGCCATCGAAGGCAAGTTCAACCCAGCACGCTCCCCAGTCTTGTCAAACGCCAGAGTCGATTGACAGGTCCGGCAATCAGCCGTCTGATCGGGCCATCAATAAACGCTTTCTTGAGGAAGAAATTCTCCCTCATGTTTTCAAGCCGGCCCGCTATCTGGGTCTGGAACAAGGGACGTACCACAAGTCCTTTGACCGGGCGGCGGTGCGGATGGCCGTGGCCTTCCCCGATCTCTACGAGATTGGCTTTTCCAACTACGCCTTAAAAATGCTTTATTCGCTGGTGAATCAGCAGCCGGATTACATGTGCGATCGGGTGTATGCGCCGGCCCCGGACTTCAAGGAACAAATTCTGACCCATCAGCTGCCGCTGTATGGCGTGGAGAGCTTTGTGCCCCTGAAGCACTTTGATGTCCTGGCTTTTTCCCTGCAATATGAGCTGAACTACACCACCATTTTCGGACTTCTGGAAACCGCCCAGATTCCTTTCCGCAGTGCCGACCGGCACAATGCAAATGCGGACTACCCCCTGCTGATTGCCGGGGGGCCGGGCAGCGCCAACCCCATGCCGCTGGCCCCGTTTTTCGATGCCTTCATCATTGGCGATGGGGAGGAAGTCCTGCTGGAGGCTCTGGCCACCATTCGACAAGGGAAGAAGGAGCGCCTGCCCAAAGCCGAACTTTTGAAACGTCTGGGGCAACTGGAAGGGCTTTACATTCCGGGGGTGACCGAAAAAGCCTACAAGCGGATTGTGGACATCGCCGAAAACCCGGTGGATGTGGCCCCTCTGATTCCCCTGATTGGGGCGGTGCATGACCGCATTACCGTGGAGGCCCGCCGGGGGTGCGATCGTATGTGCCGGTTCTGCCAGCCCTGCTTCATCAATCTGCCCGTGCGGGAGCAAAGCATTGAGAACATCAAGCAATCGGCCCTGAAGGAAATTCAAAAGACCGGCTATGAAGAGTGTTCGCTGCTGTCACTGTCCATTGCCGATTACTCCTACTTCAAGCCGCTCATTCTGGAAGTGGCGGAAGCCTTGGCCGAGGAGAACGTGTCCCTGTCCCTGCCCAGTCAACGGGCGGATCGTTTCAGCCTGGACGTGGCCGAAGCGGTGCAAAGCATTCGCAAAAGCACCCTGACTTTCGCCCCGGAAGCGGGGACGGCCCGCCTGCGGGACGTGATTAACAAGAACCTGAGCGATGCCGAGATTATGAACGCGGTGACCACCGCTTACCGGGCCGGGTGGAACAAGGTCAAGCTGTACTTTATGATTGGCCTGCCGACCGAAACGCACGACGATCTGGATGGCATTGTGGATTTGATCCGCCGGATGCAGCAGGCTTGCCTGGACATCAAGCGGGAACCGGGGTTGTCTATGAAACATTTTCTGGACATCAACGTGACCCTCTCCAACTTCGTGCCCAAGCCGCACACGCCCTTTCAGTGGTTTCCGCAGGACACCATGGAGCAGTTGTATCACAAGATTGAATACCTGAAAGAGAAGTTCAAGCCGTTCAGGGGCGTGAAGTTGAACTTTACCGATCCGGAAATCAGCAAGCTGGAAGCGGTCATTTCCCGGGCCGGAACGGAACTGGCCGACGTGATTGAGGCGGCCTATCGCAAGGGCGCCTATCTCGATGCCTGGGATGATTTGCGGAACTTTGATCGCTGGTTTGAAGCGCTAGCGGAAAAGGGCATTCATTACGAGGCCTACACCCGGGATCGCTGCTGCGATCTGGATGAAGCCCTGCCCTGGGACGCCATTGATGTGGGCTTGACCAAGTCCTGGTTGCAGGAAGAGTACAAGAAGGCCACTCAGGCCAGCAGTACCACCCCCTGCTTTGAGACTTGTAGCGTGTGCGGGGTGTGCGGGGCGTACAGCACCTGGCCCAAGTTCATTGAAACGCCCACGTTCAAGAACGTGAAGCGCATCCAGAATTCCGTGGATCAGGCCATGGGAGAGCCGGAAGTGCCCAATAACAGCAAAGATCCGGTGTGCAAGGTGCGTGTAACCCTTCAAAAACTCGGCGATTTGCGCTTTATCTCGCACCTGGACTGGTTGCGTATGGTGTATCGGGCCATCGCCCGTAGCAAACTGCCGGTGGCTTACAGTAAGGGCTTTAACCCACGCCCCAAAATCGGATTTTCCCCGGCCTTGCCGTTATTCACCCAGGCCGAGGCCGAGTATCTTGATATTGAGCTGGTGACGCCGGTCACGGGCGTTCGGGAAAGGCTGAACGCCTTTTTACCACCGCAAAGCCAGATTACTGAGGAAGTCATGCTCCCGCTTTCAGTGCCCAGCATCGATATGGGGATTGAAGCCCTGCAGTATCGGGCAAGTTACTCCACCGGTACGACTTGCACCGATCCGCAATCACAGGTTAATATGAGTGAGCGCATTGCGTTTCTGAAATCACAATCAACGTTGCCAGTCGAAGTTGAGGTGAGCCAAAAGTCAGGACATCGCAAACGCACCACTAAAAAAGTTTTAGATTTAGTACCATACCTTGAAGCGCTTGAGGTCGACGGAAACGGCGATGTTTCCTTCACCCTTCGCAGGCTAAAGCCCGAAGGCACGCGTCCAATCCAATCGGGAACATCCCAGCCGGAGAACGCCGACCAGACGAACGGGGTAGAAACGGGAAATGATGACTCAATTAGCCCATCCACACGGCCGCAAAGTGGCCAGAACATCGAAGAGAGCGATGTTCTGTCTTTGCAGCCGACTCTAGAGGCTGGGCCCGGTTCTGTCAAACCCTCCTGGGTGCTGGATTTAATCAATCCGAACGTACAGTGGTCATTGACCCGAAGCTGTATTGTCCTGGACACCAAGAGCAAACCCAAGCCAGCGGCGCTGTCCACGGTTTGCAGCGGGTAA
- a CDS encoding tetratricopeptide repeat protein produces the protein MNFLSKVLNFSAERYLKTAGDLFIYEGDYESALGMVEKTLELEPHDMRALVLRGDILYCLNRDQEALETFNLALSINPDSVEALISQAGVLDALGKYREALSCCVRAFEQIRPHQYFLLPSLYDQNIVLLLRLKKYRQAQLLLRSGEHRLPREEHEYLLSCYSHILARLSEQRQKARTKARQLKMALLPLAQPLD, from the coding sequence ATGAATTTTTTGAGCAAGGTTCTCAATTTTTCGGCGGAACGGTATTTAAAAACAGCCGGGGACTTGTTTATTTACGAGGGCGATTACGAGTCGGCCCTGGGCATGGTTGAAAAAACGCTGGAACTGGAGCCTCACGACATGCGGGCGCTGGTGTTGCGGGGCGATATTTTGTACTGCCTCAACCGGGATCAGGAAGCCCTGGAGACCTTTAATCTGGCGCTGTCCATTAACCCGGACAGTGTGGAAGCCCTGATTTCACAGGCCGGTGTGCTGGATGCCCTGGGAAAGTACCGGGAAGCCCTCAGTTGCTGCGTGCGGGCTTTTGAACAGATACGTCCCCACCAGTATTTCCTGCTGCCCAGCCTCTATGACCAGAATATCGTGCTGCTGCTTCGCCTCAAGAAATACCGACAAGCCCAGCTGCTGCTGCGCAGTGGGGAGCATCGCCTTCCCCGGGAAGAGCATGAGTACCTGTTGAGTTGCTATAGCCATATCCTGGCCCGTCTGTCGGAACAACGCCAAAAGGCACGGACCAAAGCCCGGCAGTTGAAGATGGCCTTACTTCCCCTGGCACAGCCGCTGGATTGA
- a CDS encoding Rne/Rng family ribonuclease, with amino-acid sequence MAKRKIIISENDNIAALMEDDRAVEFIIHRGDMLLGDVYLATVENILPSIDAAFVNVGGDKMGFLHSSDVPGKGDLKNRLEPKQQLVVQIMKEPTGHKGPRVSTNISLPGRFLVMMPESKGISISRKIVETAERSRLKSVVSLIKPPGVGVIIRTEASNQKESDITEDFETLLERWQNIVSMADTASPPTLLYRDQDLLYRVIREAVTEDVTEIVVDTAFGQQRAQQLLQNWNMDKGVKVTHYQGNQPILVGTGVDKEIKLALNTKVPLPSGGYLYIQPTEALTVVDVNSGKFTSLQSQAETIKLTNLEACKEIARQLRLRNIGGMIIVDFIDMESRANQLTVLQSFENELAPDKSKPQIGQLSDLGLVEMTRHRQGQSLSEIFTRRCHSCGGTGHALEEFSWMHGGEGDGRGGRHQQGRSKLPTRQPNRLQQLPKPAASLSNKKDKARVALGNLAEVAIQKKGESQGPQSTITPGTVLLNNLANKKNPQVEQESWLEHFTEKLNKLAGVRLSAVAKLSFMPNGINSVLTRINPKANDIVTLVHSIENSAHMPFLQRRDLEESADFDEEGTDDSGDDAAEESVDEVEEASDERLKAGAAQGRNRRGRSLRDEIVSDLAESQVEPEEGTDEGTEAPEPVDALIDAVDDEEAELAVEVVEKPRRGRAIKRPSEISAEVADIIEELPVLPMDSELLDETDGGDEEAMRPSLLDDTDEVDDFEDGDDEFDGDESAGGTAVAVAQSEAAKNRRRGGRPAKRSLKKPPTKR; translated from the coding sequence ATGGCAAAACGCAAGATTATCATTTCGGAGAACGACAACATCGCCGCCTTAATGGAGGACGATCGGGCCGTGGAATTTATCATCCACCGGGGCGACATGCTGCTGGGGGATGTGTATCTGGCCACGGTGGAAAACATTTTGCCCAGTATTGACGCGGCCTTTGTAAACGTGGGCGGCGACAAGATGGGCTTTTTGCACTCCAGCGACGTACCGGGCAAAGGGGATTTGAAAAATCGCCTGGAGCCCAAGCAGCAACTGGTGGTGCAGATTATGAAAGAGCCCACCGGGCACAAGGGCCCCCGGGTCAGCACCAACATCAGCCTGCCGGGCCGTTTTCTGGTTATGATGCCGGAATCCAAGGGCATCAGCATCAGCCGTAAGATTGTGGAAACCGCCGAGCGTTCCCGCTTGAAGTCCGTGGTCAGCTTAATCAAGCCGCCGGGCGTGGGGGTGATCATTCGCACGGAAGCCTCTAACCAGAAGGAATCCGACATCACCGAGGACTTTGAAACCCTGCTGGAGCGCTGGCAGAACATTGTCTCCATGGCCGACACGGCCAGCCCGCCCACTTTGTTGTACCGGGATCAGGATTTGCTGTACCGGGTCATCCGGGAAGCGGTGACCGAGGACGTTACCGAGATTGTGGTGGACACCGCTTTCGGTCAGCAGCGGGCCCAACAGCTTTTGCAAAACTGGAACATGGACAAGGGCGTTAAAGTGACCCACTATCAGGGCAATCAGCCCATTTTGGTGGGCACCGGCGTGGACAAGGAAATCAAGCTGGCCCTGAACACCAAGGTTCCCCTGCCCAGTGGCGGTTACCTGTACATTCAACCCACCGAGGCCTTGACCGTGGTGGATGTCAACTCCGGCAAGTTTACCAGCCTGCAATCGCAGGCGGAAACCATCAAGCTCACCAACCTGGAAGCCTGCAAGGAGATCGCCCGTCAGCTGCGCCTGCGCAACATCGGCGGGATGATCATCGTGGACTTTATCGATATGGAGTCCCGGGCCAATCAGTTGACCGTGCTGCAGAGCTTTGAGAACGAACTGGCCCCGGATAAATCCAAGCCGCAAATCGGCCAGCTTTCTGATTTGGGACTGGTGGAAATGACCCGCCACCGTCAGGGGCAATCCTTAAGCGAGATTTTCACTCGCCGTTGCCACTCCTGCGGGGGGACTGGCCACGCGCTGGAAGAATTCAGCTGGATGCACGGCGGCGAAGGAGATGGCCGAGGTGGCCGTCATCAGCAAGGGCGCAGCAAATTGCCCACCCGTCAGCCCAACCGCTTGCAGCAGTTGCCCAAGCCGGCGGCCTCGCTCAGCAATAAAAAGGACAAGGCCCGGGTGGCCCTGGGCAATCTGGCGGAAGTGGCCATTCAGAAGAAGGGTGAGTCGCAAGGCCCGCAATCCACCATTACACCGGGCACGGTGCTGCTGAACAATCTGGCCAACAAGAAAAATCCGCAGGTGGAGCAGGAAAGCTGGCTGGAGCATTTCACGGAAAAGCTGAACAAGCTGGCCGGGGTGCGTTTGTCCGCGGTGGCCAAGTTGTCCTTTATGCCCAACGGCATCAACAGCGTACTGACCCGCATTAACCCCAAGGCCAACGATATCGTGACCCTGGTGCATTCCATCGAGAATTCCGCCCATATGCCCTTCCTGCAACGGCGGGATCTGGAAGAATCGGCTGATTTTGACGAGGAGGGCACCGATGACAGTGGCGATGACGCCGCTGAAGAATCGGTGGATGAGGTTGAAGAGGCTAGCGATGAGCGCCTGAAGGCAGGGGCAGCCCAGGGCAGAAACCGCCGTGGTCGCTCCTTGCGAGACGAGATTGTCTCCGACTTGGCCGAAAGTCAGGTGGAGCCGGAAGAAGGCACCGATGAAGGCACAGAGGCGCCGGAGCCTGTAGACGCCTTGATTGACGCTGTGGACGATGAAGAGGCCGAGCTGGCCGTTGAAGTGGTTGAAAAGCCGCGTCGGGGGCGTGCCATCAAGCGTCCCAGCGAAATTAGCGCTGAAGTGGCTGACATCATCGAAGAGTTGCCCGTTTTACCGATGGACTCCGAACTGCTGGATGAGACGGACGGCGGTGACGAGGAGGCCATGCGCCCTTCCTTGTTGGACGACACGGATGAGGTCGATGACTTTGAGGACGGCGACGATGAGTTTGACGGGGATGAAAGCGCCGGGGGCACCGCCGTGGCTGTGGCCCAGTCGGAAGCGGCCAAAAACCGTCGTCGGGGTGGCAGGCCCGCCAAGCGTAGCTTGAAAAAGCCGCCCACCAAGCGCTAG